The Triticum dicoccoides isolate Atlit2015 ecotype Zavitan chromosome 6A, WEW_v2.0, whole genome shotgun sequence genome has a window encoding:
- the LOC119318481 gene encoding desumoylating isopeptidase 1-like, translating to MAEEGHKVALNVYDLSNGLARQLSTSFLGKPIEAIWHTGVVVYGNEYFFGGGIQAAPAGATQYGRPVRVVDLGVTHLPREVFEDYLRDIAPRYTAATYSLLTHNCNNFSNEVAQFLVGAGIPDYILNLPNEVMSSPMGAMIMPMIQNLEATLRNNAAPQTTQFVPTPASVSVPQPAAASKTPAAPTSSTTAAAASAAPVGSSSKKEEEKKVEKQTPEKAAAAAAPTVADPLGSARGKVQEEVMREFAALMASGTLRASEAAALAMRRVMERHGDGARVQA from the exons ATGGCGGAG GAGGGGCACAAGGTGGCGCTCAACGTGTACGACCTCAGCAACGGCCTCGCGCGCCAGCTCTCCACCTCCTTCCTCGGCAAGCCCATCGAGGCCATCTG GCACACGGGCGTGGTGGTGTACGGCAACGAGTACTTCTTCGGGGGCGGGATCCAGGCGGCGCCGGCGGGGGCCACGCAGTACGGCCGCCCCGTGCGGGTCGTCGACCTGGGCGTCACCCACCTGCCCCGCGAGGTCTTCGAGGACTACCTCCGCGACATCGCGCCGCGCTACACCGCCGCCACCTACAGCCTGCTCACCCACAACTGCAACAACTTCAGCAACGAGGTCGCGCAGTTCCTCGTCGGCGCCGGGATCCCCGACTACATCCTCAACCTGCCCAACGAGGTCATGTCCAGCCCCATGGGCGCCATGATCATGCCCATGATCCAGAACCTCGAGGCCACGCTCAGGAACAACGCCGCGCCCCAGACCACGCAGTTCGTGCCCACTCCGGCCTCGGTCTCTGTGCCGCAGCCGGCGGCGGCCAGCAAGACACCTGCTGCCCCTACGAGTTCTacaactgctgctgctgctagtgCGGCGCCCGTTGGCTCTTCTTCCaagaaagaagaagagaagaaggtcGAGAAGCAGACTCCGGAGAAAGCCGCCGCTGCAGCAGCGCCCACTGTGGCCGACCCTCTCGGCAGCGCGAGGGGGAAGGTGCAGGAGGAGGTGATGAGGGAGTTTGCGGCGCTCATGGCCAGTGGCACGCTGCGGGCAAGTGAGGCAGCGGCGCTGGCCATGCGCCGGGTCATGGAGCGCCACGGCGACGGCGCCAGAGTGCAGGCCTAG